Proteins from one Cellulosilyticum lentocellum DSM 5427 genomic window:
- a CDS encoding NusG domain II-containing protein, protein MKKWDKIIIGVLLLISFLPYLLFKVFLLGDFNGTYAYITVGGKPYMDIPLTGQVTSKEYTIKSSIGTNVLVVENESIRVEEADCPDHLCEEFGAKNQVGDVIVCLPHQVYIEIKGTDHNNEVDGRIY, encoded by the coding sequence CTCATTTCCTTCTTACCGTATCTATTATTTAAAGTGTTTTTGTTAGGAGACTTTAATGGTACCTATGCTTATATTACGGTAGGAGGTAAGCCTTATATGGATATTCCTTTAACGGGACAAGTTACGTCTAAGGAATATACGATTAAATCGTCAATAGGAACAAATGTGTTAGTGGTAGAGAATGAAAGCATCAGAGTAGAAGAAGCAGATTGTCCAGATCATCTTTGTGAGGAGTTTGGGGCAAAAAACCAAGTTGGTGATGTGATTGTTTGTTTACCACACCAAGTTTATATAGAAATAAAGGGTACTGACCATAATAATGAAGTAGATGGCAGAATTTATTAG